One Microcaecilia unicolor chromosome 4, aMicUni1.1, whole genome shotgun sequence genomic region harbors:
- the FUT4 gene encoding alpha-(1,3)-fucosyltransferase 4, whose protein sequence is MAKCPCVPRRWSRCRRRLLAAGLTCTVLAVYAACGHHEPQLSPPPPQPITVLLWWQPFGKLRAQGDCQLLFNISGCNVTTDRGRYQQAQAVLFHHRDLRSDLPSERPAGQRWIWMNFESPSHTFWLEELGGVFNWTMSYKVSSDIFLPYGYLYARDQEEDVLDVVVRLPRKSKLLAWVISNWNEEHERVRYYRRLVRHVRVDVYGQGQVGLPLRGDGVLLRTVSRYKFYLAFENSQHTDYITEKLWRNAFAASAVPVVLGPSRANYELFVPGDSFIHVDDFASPRKLARYLKFLDKNPARYRRYFAWRERYQVHVASFWNEHFCAACRAVRAAGDQVKVVHDLAEWFDS, encoded by the coding sequence ATGGCCAAGTGCCCCTGCGTCCCGCGGCGCTGGAGCCGCTGCCGGCGGAGGCTGCTGGCCGCCGGCCTCACCTGCACGGTGCTGGCCGTGTACGCCGCCTGCGGCCACCACGAGCCCCAGCTGTCGCCGccccctccccagcccatcaCCGTCCTGCTGTGGTGGCAGCCCTTCGGCAAGCTGCGGGCGCAAGGCGACTGCCAGCTGCTCTTCAACATCAGCGGCTGCAACGTGACGACGGACCGCGGAAGGTACCAGCAGGCGCAGGCGGTGCTTTTCCATCACCGCGACCTGCGGAGCGACCTGCCATCGGAGCGGCCGGCCGGCCAGCGTTGGATCTGGATGAACTTCGAGTCCCCGTCGCACACGTTCTGGCTGGAAGAGCTGGGCGGCGTCTTCAACTGGACCATGTCGTACAAGGTGAGCTCGGACATCTTCCTGCCCTACGGCTACCTGTACGCCCGCGACCAGGAGGAGGACGTCCTGGACGTGGTCGTGCGCCTGCCCCGCAAGAGCAAGCTGCTGGCCTGGGTCATCAGCAACTGGAACGAAGAGCACGAGCGCGTGCGCTACTACCGGCGGCTCGTGCGCCACGTGCGCGTGGATGTGTACGGCCAGGGCCAGGTCGGGCTGCCGCTGCGGGGGGACGGGGTGCTGCTGCGCACCGTCTCGCGCTACAAGTTCTACCTGGCCTTCGAGAACTCGCAGCACACGGACTACATCACCGAGAAACTCTGGCGGAACGCCTTCGCGGCGAGCGCCGTGCCCGTGGTGCTGGGTCCGAGCCGAGCCAACTACGAGCTCTTCGTGCCCGGTGACTCCTTCATTCACGTGGATGATTTCGCCAGCCCACGGAAGCTGGCCCGGTACCTGAAGTTCCTGGACAAGAACCCGGCGCGCTACCGGCGCTACTTTGCCTGGAGGGAGCGCTACCAGGTGCACGTGGCGTCCTTTTGGAACGAACACTTCTGCGCCGCTTGCCGGGCGGTCAGGGCGGCTGGGGACCAGGTGAAGGTCGTGCACGACCTGGCCGAGTGGTTCGACAGCTGA